The sequence GAGCGCGAGCGGGCTCCGGAGCCTGGCCCCGACCGGCGGGGGCGCGGCCTCGGACCGACTTCGGCGCCCCTCCTGCTCGGACTGGCGAAGGCGCTTGAGGAGCCCGGCCGCGCGCCGCTCCGAGCGCTGCTTGAGCTCGGCGTGGTCGCTCGGCCCGAGGCGCCCTGCCGCCAGGTCGTCGTCCAGCTCCCGGATCGCTGCGTACGCGGCCTCGAGCTGTCGCTTGAGGTCCTCCACGCTGCTCACGACGCCCTCCTTTCCAGTTCTCTCCGGACAGCCGCCAGCGCCTCTTCGTCCACCTCTGCCTCGTCCGTCATCCCGCCGCGGCGGCTCCAGCGCCTCAAGACCAGGAGCGCGCCCACTAAACCACCGACCAGGGCTCCGAGCGGCAGAACCCAGGCCAGGAGCGGGAAGCCCCGGGTGGGCGGTGAGAGCAGCACCCACTCGCCGTAGCGGCTCGCGAAGTACGCCTTGACCTGCTCGGGCGACTCGCCCGCGGCCAGCCGCTCGCGGATGACCTCGCGCATCTGGCGCGCCATCTCGGACGGGGAGTCCGCCACGGACTGGTTCTGGCACACCACGCAGCGCAGCTCGCGCGCAACGGCGTCCACCTGGGCCTCGGTGGGCGCCGCTGCGGACACCCCCACGGCCGCGCCCAGGACCAGGATCAGGGCCAGGAGCACCCTCATGATCCCGCCTCGAGGGCCGGCCGGATCTGCTCCGCAAGGGTCTCCACCGTCACGGCGCCCACCTGACGCGACCGGATGCGCCCGGCCCGGTCGATGACGAAGGTCTCAGGCACGCCGTAGATGCCGTAGGCAATGGAGGTGGCCCCGGTCGCGTCCGTGACGTTCGGATACGTCGTCCGGGTGTGGCCGACAAACGCGCGGGCCGTGGCCTCCCGGTCCTGAATGTTCACGCCCACCAGGATCAGCCCCGAGTCACGGTGGCGCCGCCACACGGCCTCCAGCGCCGCCGCCTCCTCGCGGCACGGCACGCACCACGAGGCCCAGAAGTTGACGACGACGACCTGGCCGCGGAGACTGGCCAAGCGCAGTTCGCCGCCGTCCAAGCCCGGCAGCGCGAACTCCGGCGCGGGCGCGCCCACCAGCGGCGAGGA is a genomic window of Candidatus Rokuibacteriota bacterium containing:
- a CDS encoding TlpA disulfide reductase family protein produces the protein MWRRLLLVGVVVLLPVALLAQGLRSNPRAVSSPLVGAPAPEFALPGLDGGELRLASLRGQVVVVNFWASWCVPCREEAAALEAVWRRHRDSGLILVGVNIQDREATARAFVGHTRTTYPNVTDATGATSIAYGIYGVPETFVIDRAGRIRSRQVGAVTVETLAEQIRPALEAGS
- a CDS encoding cytochrome c-type biogenesis protein CcmH, with protein sequence MRVLLALILVLGAAVGVSAAAPTEAQVDAVARELRCVVCQNQSVADSPSEMARQMREVIRERLAAGESPEQVKAYFASRYGEWVLLSPPTRGFPLLAWVLPLGALVGGLVGALLVLRRWSRRGGMTDEAEVDEEALAAVRRELERRAS